The proteins below are encoded in one region of Campylobacter rectus:
- the hisD gene encoding histidinol dehydrogenase, with amino-acid sequence MKFLLTSNENFKDYFAALVNRSNGDMSAVTPAVSQILEDVRARGDEALFEQIEKFDRWKPDTNSLKIGTEEMQKAYDGIDSCLRNALNLAFERIKSYHEKSLPKTWMEHDEHGVLLGAKYTPLDRAGLYIPGGKAAYPSSLLMNAVPALVAGVGEIAVCTPAVGGKVNTLLLAAMHICGIKEAYKVGGASAVAAMAYGTQTIKKTDVITGPGNIYVATAKKLVYGEVNIDMIAGPSEICVIADESADPRHIAVDLLSQAEHDEMASAVLITPNQAFGAAVQRHINEEIKTLARQPIAQASIDKKGAIIVASDLGECVRLANELAPEHLEIATNDAMELARQIRHAGAIFIGHFTPEAMGDYLAGPNHTLPTGGSARFYSPLGVENFMKRTSLISLNAKGISELANACMELAEAEGLGAHRRSVVVRLEALK; translated from the coding sequence ATGAAGTTTTTACTCACTAGCAACGAAAATTTTAAGGACTATTTTGCGGCTTTGGTAAACCGCTCAAACGGCGATATGAGCGCGGTTACGCCCGCCGTTTCGCAGATACTTGAGGACGTGCGCGCTAGAGGCGACGAGGCGCTTTTTGAGCAGATAGAGAAATTCGACCGCTGGAAACCTGACACAAATAGCCTAAAAATCGGCACCGAAGAGATGCAAAAGGCCTACGACGGCATAGATAGCTGCCTGCGAAACGCGTTAAATTTAGCCTTTGAGCGCATAAAAAGCTACCACGAAAAAAGCCTGCCAAAAACCTGGATGGAGCACGACGAGCACGGCGTTTTGCTAGGCGCAAAATACACCCCGCTAGACCGCGCCGGGCTATATATCCCCGGAGGCAAGGCCGCCTATCCTAGCTCGCTTCTCATGAATGCCGTCCCGGCTCTGGTCGCGGGCGTTGGGGAGATCGCGGTCTGCACGCCTGCCGTCGGAGGTAAGGTAAATACGCTACTGCTAGCCGCCATGCATATCTGCGGCATCAAGGAGGCCTATAAAGTAGGCGGTGCGTCGGCGGTAGCGGCGATGGCCTACGGCACGCAAACGATCAAAAAAACCGACGTCATCACGGGTCCTGGCAACATATACGTCGCGACGGCTAAAAAGCTCGTTTACGGCGAGGTAAATATCGATATGATCGCGGGCCCTAGCGAGATCTGCGTCATCGCCGACGAGAGCGCCGACCCTCGTCACATCGCCGTGGATCTGCTCTCGCAGGCCGAGCACGACGAGATGGCTAGCGCCGTGCTCATCACGCCTAACCAAGCCTTCGGCGCGGCGGTGCAAAGGCATATCAACGAGGAGATCAAGACTCTAGCCAGGCAGCCGATCGCGCAGGCTAGCATCGATAAAAAGGGCGCTATAATCGTAGCTAGCGACCTGGGTGAGTGCGTGAGGCTGGCTAACGAGCTAGCGCCCGAGCACCTAGAGATCGCGACAAATGACGCGATGGAGCTAGCTAGGCAGATCAGGCATGCCGGAGCGATATTTATCGGGCACTTTACGCCCGAAGCTATGGGCGACTATCTAGCCGGACCGAACCATACGCTGCCAACTGGCGGTAGCGCGAGATTTTACTCGCCTCTCGGGGTTGAAAATTTCATGAAGCGCACCTCGCTCATCTCGCTAAATGCAAAAGGCATAAGCGAGCTAGCAAATGCATGTATGGAGCTAGCCGAGGCCGAGGGGCTGGGGGCGCATAGGCGGTCTGTCGTGGTTAGACTCGAAGCTTTGAAATAG
- a CDS encoding threonine/serine exporter family protein yields MFELFTATLIDGAFAAVAGLGFAYASSPPKRTLAFCALLAAFAHASRFWIMQMGFFNISVATLIVSFLSGILGMLFAKRLKVPAEIIAFPALLPMVPGVYAYKGILALFSFLNETDIAKKNEYLIIFFDNAITTTTVSLALGVGVSVVLILFYDQSLMITRGAKCDLATKR; encoded by the coding sequence ATGTTTGAGCTTTTTACTGCGACGCTTATAGACGGCGCTTTTGCCGCGGTGGCGGGGCTTGGCTTTGCCTACGCTAGCTCTCCGCCAAAAAGGACTCTCGCATTTTGCGCGCTGCTTGCGGCATTTGCGCACGCTAGCCGCTTTTGGATCATGCAGATGGGATTTTTTAACATCAGCGTCGCCACGCTCATCGTCTCTTTTTTAAGCGGGATTTTAGGTATGCTCTTTGCCAAACGGCTAAAAGTGCCCGCCGAGATCATTGCGTTTCCGGCGCTTTTGCCGATGGTGCCCGGAGTTTACGCATATAAGGGCATTTTGGCGCTGTTTTCGTTTCTAAACGAGACTGATATCGCTAAGAAAAACGAATACTTAATCATATTTTTCGACAACGCCATCACGACCACGACGGTCTCGTTAGCTCTAGGTGTGGGCGTTTCGGTGGTGCTTATTTTATTTTACGATCAGTCCTTGATGATTACTCGCGGCGCTAAGTGCGATCTGGCGACGAAAAGATAA
- a CDS encoding M48 family metallopeptidase, with translation MFYFLLGIYFFYVAAKAILAILQINFIRAEAKKPAVVLEQNEYETAAAAAITNQKFEIASLFYHAAIFMMWACWGLGEMYESAYKTGELRDHIIFVMSFLIISSLLELPLNIYETFVKDKRLGFSNVTPKIFALDLLKTLALTLVFGTLFVWLVLLCIRFLGDFWWFWAFLLSFGVALVINLIYPTLIAPIFNKMQPLEEGELKSRIEGLLAQCGFKSSGVFTIDASKRDNRLNAYFGGLGATKRVVLFDTLVKKLSLEEIIAVLGHELGHFKHKDILKMIALSAVMLFAMFFIFGNIPDAAYQALGLSPAGGGVIVFLLLFSPIFGFLFSPVSSYFSRANEFGADKFAGDVSNKADMISALKKLGSENKAFPKAHPFYAFVYHSHPSLFERINELENDGK, from the coding sequence ATGTTTTATTTTTTACTCGGTATTTACTTTTTTTACGTTGCCGCAAAGGCGATTTTGGCGATTTTACAGATAAACTTTATACGCGCGGAGGCTAAAAAGCCAGCCGTCGTGCTAGAGCAGAATGAATACGAAACCGCCGCCGCGGCAGCGATAACTAATCAAAAATTTGAGATAGCAAGCCTGTTTTATCACGCCGCGATATTTATGATGTGGGCGTGCTGGGGGCTTGGCGAGATGTATGAAAGCGCCTATAAAACGGGAGAACTGCGAGATCATATCATCTTTGTGATGAGCTTTTTGATCATCTCGTCGCTGCTGGAGCTACCGCTAAATATCTACGAAACCTTCGTCAAAGATAAAAGGCTCGGCTTTTCAAACGTCACGCCCAAAATTTTCGCGCTTGATCTGCTTAAAACGCTCGCGCTAACGCTGGTGTTTGGCACGCTGTTTGTGTGGCTGGTGCTGCTTTGCATTAGATTTTTGGGTGATTTTTGGTGGTTTTGGGCGTTTTTGCTTAGCTTTGGCGTCGCGCTTGTGATAAATCTCATCTATCCGACGCTCATCGCGCCTATTTTTAACAAAATGCAGCCGCTAGAAGAGGGCGAGCTAAAAAGCCGTATAGAAGGGCTTTTAGCGCAGTGCGGGTTTAAAAGCAGCGGCGTTTTTACGATAGACGCTAGCAAGCGCGACAACCGCTTAAACGCCTATTTCGGCGGTCTTGGCGCGACTAAACGCGTGGTGCTTTTTGATACGCTCGTTAAAAAACTGAGCCTAGAGGAGATAATCGCCGTTTTGGGGCACGAGCTGGGACACTTTAAGCACAAAGATATCCTAAAAATGATTGCTCTAAGCGCGGTTATGCTTTTTGCGATGTTTTTTATATTCGGCAACATCCCTGACGCGGCGTATCAGGCGCTGGGACTCAGCCCGGCAGGCGGCGGAGTGATCGTGTTTTTGCTACTTTTTTCGCCGATTTTCGGGTTTTTATTTTCGCCGGTGAGCTCGTATTTTAGCCGCGCGAACGAATTTGGCGCCGATAAATTTGCAGGCGATGTCTCAAACAAAGCCGATATGATAAGCGCGCTAAAAAAGCTAGGCTCCGAAAACAAGGCCTTCCCGAAGGCTCATCCTTTCTACGCGTTCGTCTATCACTCGCACCCAAGTCTTTTTGAGCGTATAAACGAGCTGGAAAATGACGGTAAATGA
- a CDS encoding DUF4149 domain-containing protein has translation MKNIYLFLLAALVGVEIALGAFVAPVIFFPQKLIGEGVLTHFQSGIMMTQIFIKYNYVLLGVSALAFVYEAASLRGKESFGVRISGFMLSFINLSLALLFVFYFTDFIVAAQAAGQDATIGNAEFDAMHKASEWAMKMMMIAQTALFFLRSYKKLKAQAE, from the coding sequence ATGAAAAATATTTATCTATTTTTACTGGCTGCTTTGGTGGGCGTAGAGATCGCTCTGGGAGCTTTCGTAGCGCCGGTGATATTTTTCCCTCAAAAACTCATAGGCGAAGGTGTGCTGACGCATTTTCAAAGCGGAATAATGATGACGCAAATTTTTATAAAATACAATTATGTTTTGCTGGGCGTTAGCGCATTGGCGTTTGTTTACGAGGCCGCTTCGCTAAGGGGCAAAGAGAGCTTTGGCGTGCGCATTTCAGGCTTTATGTTAAGCTTTATAAATTTAAGCTTGGCCTTGCTTTTCGTATTTTATTTTACTGATTTTATCGTGGCGGCTCAGGCTGCGGGCCAGGATGCGACCATCGGAAATGCCGAATTTGACGCGATGCATAAAGCGAGCGAATGGGCGATGAAAATGATGATGATTGCGCAAACGGCGTTATTTTTCCTGCGTTCTTATAAAAAACTTAAGGCGCAAGCGGAGTAA
- a CDS encoding sodium-dependent transporter, which produces MDRRTWSSKITYILAVAGATVGFGATWRFPYLVGQNGGGAYVLVFCIAMIVIGIPMILAENAIGRRLKCNAVDAFGGKNISPAWKIVGWMGLLGAFGIMAYYMVIGGWVLNYIAQIAFGMLDLSRVLSFEATSAFYEQNIVSDPLAISFATLVFVLVNYAILVQGAVGGIERSAKYLMPLLFVLMIVMIVKNLTLEGAMEGVKFYLTPDFSKINIKLFVEVLGQVFFALSLGFGVMITLSSFVKKDEGLVKISIITGILNTLIAVLAGFMIFPSLFSYGVSPDSGPSLVFKSLPIVFSHMPFGGFFAVAFFALLMIAALTTSLPIYEVIITTLQEKFKIKRKSAILLVLGTIFIFGNLPSLMATNLLSDVKIFGKNIFDAYDAISATIFFVLTSLGCAIFVGWVLKDEAKREIMRGSEKYAKLVNIWFLYIKFVVPFIILVLFISSFYDNFLK; this is translated from the coding sequence ATGGATAGAAGGACTTGGAGTTCGAAAATAACGTATATTTTGGCAGTCGCGGGCGCGACCGTGGGCTTTGGCGCGACGTGGCGCTTCCCGTATCTGGTCGGGCAAAACGGCGGTGGCGCCTACGTGCTCGTGTTTTGCATCGCGATGATCGTGATCGGCATACCGATGATTTTAGCTGAAAATGCGATCGGCAGACGCCTAAAATGCAACGCCGTGGACGCATTCGGCGGTAAAAATATCAGCCCGGCATGGAAAATCGTGGGCTGGATGGGGCTGCTCGGCGCATTTGGCATCATGGCCTACTATATGGTTATCGGCGGCTGGGTGCTAAACTACATCGCGCAGATCGCATTTGGCATGCTTGATCTCTCGCGGGTGCTGAGCTTTGAGGCTACGAGCGCGTTTTACGAACAAAATATCGTGAGCGATCCTCTGGCTATCAGCTTTGCGACGCTCGTGTTCGTGCTTGTAAACTACGCGATCTTGGTGCAGGGCGCGGTCGGCGGTATCGAGCGCTCGGCAAAGTACCTCATGCCGCTACTTTTCGTGCTCATGATCGTGATGATCGTAAAAAACTTGACGCTAGAGGGCGCGATGGAAGGCGTCAAATTTTACCTCACGCCCGATTTTTCAAAGATAAATATCAAGCTTTTCGTCGAGGTTTTGGGGCAGGTATTTTTTGCACTCTCGCTTGGTTTTGGTGTAATGATCACGCTTTCAAGCTTTGTTAAAAAGGACGAAGGGCTTGTGAAAATCTCGATCATCACGGGCATCCTAAACACTCTCATCGCCGTGCTTGCGGGCTTTATGATATTTCCGTCGCTCTTTAGCTACGGCGTCTCGCCCGATAGCGGCCCGAGCCTCGTGTTTAAGAGCTTGCCGATCGTTTTTTCGCATATGCCTTTTGGCGGATTTTTCGCGGTGGCGTTTTTTGCGCTACTGATGATCGCCGCGCTCACGACGTCGCTGCCGATCTACGAGGTCATCATCACGACCCTTCAGGAAAAATTTAAAATAAAACGCAAAAGCGCGATCTTGCTTGTGCTTGGCACGATATTTATCTTTGGAAATTTACCGTCCTTGATGGCTACTAACTTGCTTTCTGACGTTAAAATTTTCGGTAAAAATATCTTTGACGCATACGACGCCATCAGCGCTACGATATTTTTCGTGCTGACTTCGCTAGGATGCGCGATATTTGTGGGCTGGGTGCTAAAGGACGAAGCTAAACGCGAGATAATGCGGGGCAGCGAAAAATACGCAAAACTCGTAAATATCTGGTTTTTGTATATCAAATTCGTCGTGCCGTTTATCATTTTGGTGCTTTTTATCAGCTCGTTTTACGATAACTTTTTAAAGTAA
- a CDS encoding HamA C-terminal domain-containing protein: MEDFLSVAKKDYDSIFNKVEHSNSINGVDVNLRFKFIQFDPNGDLKIDLLIKKLLSYFTHYCFSAQKRRINESPTEQERNEMYHEAKKLFRKWRQQEITDKNKSTSGEMGEMILWFLMEAVLESPQIVAKMDLKTNRQMESFGSDGIHMKIIDDVLNIFFGEAKLYNDVGKAIDSIFESIEKFHKDKMWEHEYNMVTTHFKYLKEGEKQKVFDFISGKIKSQDIKINHACLVGYNWSEYKKLDDQIKRQEFIDAFKTKYQKDTTRLARLIQLRFDKFSKKQFHFEVFFLPVKSVQELRDKFNEEL, translated from the coding sequence TTGGAAGACTTTTTATCTGTAGCCAAAAAAGATTACGATAGTATTTTTAACAAAGTTGAACATTCAAATAGTATCAATGGGGTAGATGTAAACCTCAGATTTAAATTTATTCAATTTGATCCAAATGGGGATCTAAAAATTGATTTACTAATAAAAAAGTTACTAAGTTATTTTACCCATTACTGCTTTTCTGCACAAAAACGAAGAATAAACGAATCTCCCACTGAACAAGAAAGAAATGAAATGTATCATGAAGCCAAAAAACTTTTTAGAAAATGGAGGCAGCAAGAGATTACGGATAAAAATAAGTCCACATCTGGTGAGATGGGAGAAATGATATTGTGGTTTTTAATGGAAGCTGTATTGGAATCACCTCAAATAGTTGCAAAAATGGATCTAAAAACAAATAGACAGATGGAGTCTTTTGGTTCTGATGGTATTCATATGAAGATAATTGATGATGTTTTAAACATATTTTTTGGAGAAGCAAAGCTTTATAATGATGTTGGAAAAGCTATAGATAGTATTTTTGAAAGTATTGAAAAGTTTCATAAAGATAAAATGTGGGAGCATGAATACAATATGGTAACTACTCATTTTAAATACCTAAAAGAAGGCGAAAAGCAAAAAGTTTTTGATTTTATAAGTGGTAAAATAAAAAGCCAAGATATAAAAATAAATCATGCCTGTTTAGTTGGATATAATTGGAGTGAATACAAAAAGCTTGACGATCAAATCAAAAGGCAAGAATTTATTGATGCATTTAAAACTAAATACCAAAAAGATACCACTAGGTTGGCGAGATTAATACAGTTGCGGTTTGACAAGTTTTCAAAAAAGCAATTTCATTTTGAAGTTTTCTTTTTGCCGGTTAAAAGCGTACAAGAATTAAGAGATAAATTTAATGAGGAGCTCTAA
- a CDS encoding threonine/serine exporter family protein, producing MPEKPDIQILTDFLSDYTTAMVSAGTYTARVEKCVDRVARRYGYDVSVTIFVKYFTISVMDSQDNSLRRTYVKKIKVGQVSFNRISELSSLSWRILDENLSLDEAKEQFESVLRIGAHKFASSLILISLANAAFCKLFGGDAGSVACVFFATLVGYSLRFALAKMGVNLKIQYVLVSFIVSFIAYLGVFYGFTHTSDVAIGSSILFLMPGVFLINSVFDILNDNTLVGISRAVSTGILILCIAVGVYITLSLSSAEILHV from the coding sequence ATGCCCGAGAAGCCCGATATCCAAATTTTAACCGATTTTCTCTCCGACTACACGACGGCGATGGTGAGCGCCGGCACCTACACCGCGCGCGTCGAAAAGTGCGTAGACCGCGTGGCTAGGCGCTACGGCTACGACGTTAGCGTGACGATTTTCGTGAAGTATTTTACGATTAGCGTGATGGACTCGCAGGATAACTCCCTGCGCCGAACCTACGTGAAAAAGATCAAGGTAGGGCAGGTGAGCTTTAACCGTATTTCCGAGCTTTCGTCGCTTAGTTGGCGGATTTTGGATGAAAATTTGAGCCTAGACGAGGCCAAAGAGCAGTTTGAGAGCGTCCTGCGCATCGGGGCGCATAAATTTGCAAGCTCGCTTATTTTGATCAGCCTTGCAAATGCGGCGTTTTGCAAGCTTTTCGGCGGCGATGCGGGCTCGGTGGCTTGCGTATTTTTCGCGACGCTCGTGGGATATAGCCTTAGATTTGCGCTTGCTAAAATGGGCGTAAATTTAAAAATCCAATACGTTTTGGTCTCGTTTATCGTCTCATTTATCGCCTATCTTGGCGTATTTTACGGCTTTACGCACACTAGCGACGTGGCGATCGGCTCGTCGATACTCTTTTTGATGCCGGGCGTTTTTCTCATAAACTCGGTCTTTGATATCCTAAACGACAATACGCTTGTGGGCATCAGCAGGGCCGTGAGCACGGGCATCCTGATACTTTGCATCGCGGTGGGCGTTTATATCACGCTCTCGCTTAGCAGCGCGGAGATTTTACATGTTTGA
- a CDS encoding OmpA family protein, whose protein sequence is MKTRSEGKSGDQTFWISYADLMAGLMFVFMLIIGAVVVKYVLSQSDLAKLQKDLSEREKQIASSQNELVRKENVIKEIFSNLDRAKSENKELADINRLVNEMLEGVKKEKNELTNLTQTYEINLNDANKTIADLQDRVLQLGQILAQRDETLKDVNATLAQKEDVIKVLNEKFNSEISRYLALEEDFNKTKDKIKDLSSLRSNVISNLRAKLGGKVNIDPSSGVVSLPESILFDTGSYELKDEAKVRLKEILQTYFEAILNSEEIIKHIDRIVIEGHTNSVGSYMYNLDLSQKRAYSVLDFIYSWNKDKRLERYLIASGRSFSDLVIKNGKEDPDASRRIEIKISISDKESMREMENFLEQQNKKYSKN, encoded by the coding sequence ATGAAAACGCGTAGCGAGGGTAAAAGCGGCGATCAGACCTTTTGGATATCGTATGCGGACCTGATGGCGGGGCTGATGTTTGTTTTTATGCTCATCATCGGCGCCGTCGTCGTAAAATACGTCCTTAGCCAAAGCGATCTGGCAAAACTGCAAAAAGATTTGAGCGAGCGCGAGAAGCAAATCGCCTCATCGCAAAACGAGCTTGTGCGCAAAGAAAACGTTATAAAAGAAATTTTTTCAAATTTAGACCGCGCAAAGAGCGAAAATAAAGAGCTTGCCGATATAAACAGGCTCGTAAACGAGATGCTTGAGGGCGTCAAAAAAGAGAAAAACGAGCTTACAAATTTAACCCAAACCTACGAGATAAATTTAAACGACGCAAACAAAACTATCGCTGATTTGCAGGATAGAGTGCTGCAGCTCGGGCAAATTTTAGCCCAGAGGGATGAAACTCTAAAAGATGTAAATGCAACTCTGGCCCAAAAAGAGGATGTCATAAAGGTGCTAAATGAAAAATTTAACAGTGAAATTTCAAGGTATCTGGCGCTGGAAGAGGATTTTAACAAAACAAAAGACAAGATAAAGGACCTTAGTTCGCTTCGCTCTAACGTCATCTCAAACTTAAGGGCAAAGCTGGGCGGCAAGGTAAATATCGACCCTAGCTCGGGTGTCGTATCGCTACCTGAGTCTATCCTCTTTGATACGGGCTCATACGAGCTAAAAGACGAGGCTAAGGTGCGCCTAAAAGAAATTTTACAGACTTATTTCGAAGCGATACTAAACAGCGAAGAGATCATAAAGCACATCGACAGGATCGTGATCGAGGGTCACACGAACTCTGTGGGAAGCTATATGTATAACCTCGATCTGTCGCAAAAGCGCGCGTATTCGGTGCTGGATTTTATCTACTCGTGGAACAAGGATAAGCGCCTGGAGCGATATCTCATCGCTAGCGGGCGTAGCTTTAGCGATCTGGTGATAAAAAACGGCAAAGAGGACCCGGATGCATCCAGGCGTATAGAGATCAAAATTTCGATTTCCGACAAAGAATCTATGAGAGAGATGGAAAATTTCTTGGAGCAACAAAATAAAAAGTATTCAAAAAACTAA
- the prmC gene encoding peptide chain release factor N(5)-glutamine methyltransferase: protein MTVNDALKAASSQIAPACEISGANPARVAKALLMRQLGVKIEWIFLNLNRELEDSEGYFALAKRFANHEPLEYITGEVGFYGLSFNVKKGVLIPRPETEILVEKSLEVLSNLPARNEPPLVAEIGVGSGIISICLALNSSAKIIASDISDDALNLARENAAKFGVEDRIEFVKCAYLDQIYGRFDLLVSNPPYIAQDYELDKFVLNEPHEALFGGAAGDEILKNIIFVAKNRGVKYLACEMGYDQKASLESVLELSGFEAEFYRDLAGFDRGFVARNAFANL from the coding sequence ATGACGGTAAATGACGCGCTAAAGGCCGCCTCATCTCAGATCGCGCCTGCGTGCGAGATAAGCGGCGCAAATCCGGCGCGCGTAGCCAAGGCGCTTTTGATGCGACAACTCGGCGTAAAAATCGAATGGATATTTTTAAATTTAAACCGCGAGCTAGAGGATTCGGAGGGATATTTTGCGTTAGCAAAACGCTTCGCAAATCACGAGCCGCTAGAGTATATCACGGGCGAGGTGGGCTTTTACGGGCTTAGTTTTAACGTAAAAAAGGGCGTCTTGATCCCGCGTCCCGAGACTGAAATTTTAGTCGAAAAATCGCTTGAAGTTTTATCAAATTTGCCTGCGCGAAACGAGCCGCCCCTAGTCGCCGAGATCGGAGTCGGAAGCGGGATAATCAGCATCTGCCTCGCGCTAAACTCAAGCGCCAAAATCATAGCCTCAGATATCAGCGACGATGCGTTAAATTTAGCTCGCGAGAATGCCGCGAAATTTGGCGTAGAGGATAGGATAGAGTTCGTAAAATGCGCGTATTTGGACCAAATTTACGGACGGTTTGACCTGCTAGTTTCAAATCCGCCTTATATCGCGCAGGACTACGAGCTTGATAAATTCGTGCTAAACGAGCCGCATGAGGCGCTGTTTGGCGGCGCGGCGGGCGACGAGATCTTAAAAAACATAATCTTCGTCGCTAAAAATCGCGGCGTAAAATACTTAGCCTGCGAGATGGGCTACGATCAAAAAGCCTCGCTTGAAAGCGTGCTTGAGCTTAGTGGATTTGAGGCGGAATTTTATCGGGATTTAGCGGGATTTGATCGCGGATTCGTCGCGCGAAATGCATTTGCGAATTTATAA